A window of Oncorhynchus tshawytscha isolate Ot180627B linkage group LG10, Otsh_v2.0, whole genome shotgun sequence contains these coding sequences:
- the LOC112240270 gene encoding phosphatidylcholine:ceramide cholinephosphotransferase 2, with protein sequence MHEDEARPTGGHSHFEVSVTMESQPPPPPPHIVSNGNPRGNPSSSTITDHIPNTKSKHNQDDRRTKSSRLIRSLSNGLRKHSDYVKISVPEGRGNRLPREWWKTGVAFVYALFNLILTTVIITVVHERVPDKSVSPPLPDKFFDYVDRVPWAFTVTEVNGMVLVGLWFIQWLFLKHKSIIGRRCFFMIGTLYLYRCVTMYVTTLPVPGKHFTCAPKLYGDSEGMVWRILGLISGGGLSITGGHLMCGDFLYSGHTVTLTLAYLFIQEYSPKKMWWYVWLCWLLSVVGVVCILIGHEHYSIDVVFAYFVTSRLFWWYHTMANTQALRGASNNYLSRTWWNPVFNFLERNVMATVPCVFSWPVSLPSAWCNINPCERYSMVEGDGNRDQ encoded by the exons ATGCACGAAGACGAGGCGAGACCGACTGGAGGCCACTCCCACTTTGAGGTCTCCGTGACAATGGAGTCCCAGCCGCCGCCACCACCTCCTCACATCGTCTCCAACGGCAACCCTCGCGGCAACCCTTCGTCATCAACGATAACGGACCACATCCCTAACACTAAGTCCAAGCATAACCAGGACGACCGACGGACCAAATCCAGCAGACTGATCCGGTCGCTTAGCAACGGTCTCCGGAAACACAGTGACTACGTCAAGATTTCGGTACCGGAAGGCCGAGGGAACCGGTTGCCGCGGGAATGGTGGAAAACAGGGGTGGCGTTTGTGTACGCGTTATTCAACCTCATCCTGACCACCGTCATCATCACCGTCGTACACGAACGGGTACCGGATAAATCGGTCAGTCCCCCGTTACCGGATAAGTTCTTTGACTATGTGGACCGTGTACCGTGGGCGTTTACGGTCACCGAAGTCAACGGGATGGTGTTGGTGGGACTCTGGTTCATACAGTGGCTGTTCCTCAAACACAA GTCCATCATCGGTCGGAGGTGTTTCTTCATGATTGGGACGTTGTACTTGTACCGTTGTGTCACCATGTACGTCACCACGCTACCTGTCCCTGGCAAACACTTCACCTGCGCTCCCAAG CTTTATGGTGACTCTGAAGGGATGGTGTGGCGTATCCTGGGTCTGATTAGTGGAGGAGGCCTGTCAATCACCGGGGGTCACCTCATGTGTGGAGACTTCCTCTACAGTGGACACACTGTAACACTCACACTGGCATACCTGTTTATCCAagagt ACTCCCCCAAGAAGATGTGGTGGTACGTGTGGTTGTGCTGGTTGCTCAGTGTTGTGGGCGTGGTCTGTATCCTGATTGGTCATGAGCATTACAGCATTGATGTTGTCTTCGCCTACTTTGTTACGTCACGCCTCTTCTGGTGGTATCACACCATGGCCAACACACAg GCTCTGCGCGGGGCTTCTAACAACTACCTGTCAAGGACCTGGTGGAACCCTGTGTTTAACTTCCTGGAGCGTAACGTCATGGCAACCGTTCCCTGTGTGTTCTCCTGGCCCGTCTCTCTGCCCTCTGCATGGTGTAACATTAACCCCTGTGAGAGATACTCCATGGTAGAGGGGGATGGGAACAGAGACCAGTAG